From the Primulina tabacum isolate GXHZ01 chromosome 3, ASM2559414v2, whole genome shotgun sequence genome, one window contains:
- the LOC142540526 gene encoding DNA replication licensing factor MCM6-like, with translation MEGYGGSGGYCLDEKALRVENIFLEFLKKFSPEAQGGRGMGGYPPYYEAEVEAMRPNESNTMFIDFSHVMTFNNIVQKAISDEFLRFEPYLNNACKRFVMELKPTFIADDNQNKDINVAFYNLPMVKRLRELTTAEIGKLVSVSGVVTRTSEVRPELLQGTFKCLDCGNVVKNVEQQFKYTEPIICMNATCHNRSKWALLRQESKFADWQRVRMQETSQEIPAGSLPRSLDVILRHDIVEQARAGDKVVFTGTVVVLPDILALASPGERAEFHREGSQRKNVNSGQEGAKGLRALGVRDLSYRLAFIANSVQICDDQRDNDIRNRRDSDEADSKQYTAEELSEIHSMRNTPDFFHKLVDSIAPTVFGHQDIKRAILLMVLGGIHKFTHEGINLRGDINVCIVGDPSCAKSQFLKYASGLVARSVYTSGKSSSAAGLTATVAKEPETGEFCIEAGALMLADNGICCIDEFDKMDVRDQVAIHEAMEQQTISITKAGIQATLNARTSILAAANPTGGRYDKTKPLKYNVALPPAILSRFDLVYVMIDDPDDQTDFRIAHHIVRVHQKHEDALAPPFTTGQLKRYMSYAKTLKPKLTSEARQCLVESYVSLRRGDAAPGSRVAYRMTVRQLEALIRLSEAIARSHLDTEVHPRHVRLAVRLLKTSIINVESSEIDLSEFQEENHEIHDNDGNDDGGHVSSRGQSHSSSETAQPESENRENGAGTASKQGKKLVISDECFQRVTRALIMRLRQHEETITQQGTGLAGMKQIDLIKWYVDQQNEKNNYSSMEEAAAELTKVKAIIESLIRREGYLVVVDDGRQAEEGETARAPSRNDRILDVAPNYSLG, from the exons ATGGAGGGCTATGGCGGCAGCGGGGGATACTGTCTGGACGAGAAAGCACTGCGGGTGGAAAACATCTTCTTGGAATTTCTCAAGAAATTCAGTCCGGAAGCGCAGGGAGGTCGTGGAATGGGAGGCTACCCGCCGTACTACGAGGCTGAGGTGGAGGCGATGAGGCCCAACGAATCCAACACCATGTTCATCGATTTCTCACACGTCATGACCTTCAATAACATCGTACAGAAGGCAATCTCAGATGAATTTCTCCGCTTCGAGCCTTACTTGAATAATGCCTGCAAGAGGTTTGTCATGGAGCTTAAGCCCACATTTATTGCCGATGATAATCAGAACAAGGACATTAACGTCGCGTTTTACAACCTCCCCATGGTCAAGAG ATTGAGGGAATTGACCACCGCCGAGATTGGGAAGCTAGTGTCAGTGAGTGGCGTAGTCACTCGGACCAGTGAGGTTAGGCCCGAGCTTCTTCAGGGCACTTTCAAATGTTTGGACTGTGGAAATGTCGTTAAGAATGTTGAACAACAATTCAAGTACACCGAG CCAATTATCTGCATGAATGCAACTTGTCATAACAGATCAAAGTGGGCGTTGTTGAGACAAGAGAGCAAGTTTGCTGACTGGCAGAGGGTTCGCATGCAGGAGACCTCCCAGGAAATACCTGCTGGCTCCCTTCCCAGATCACTGGATGTCATTCTACGTCATGATATTGTTGAACAAGCTAGGGCTGGGGACAA GGTTGTGTTCACTGGCACTGTGGTAGTTCTACCTGACATTCTAGCATTAGCCTCTCCGGGGGAGAGAGCTGAGTTTCACAGAGAAGGATCTCAGCGTAAGAATGTAAATTCTGGTCAAGAAGGTGCTAAAGGACTTCGAGCTTTGGGTGTGAGAGACCTTTCTTACCGTCTCGCCTTCATAGCAAACTCAGTTCAG ATTTGTGATGACCAAAGAGATAATGACATCAGAAATAGAAGGGACTCTGATGAGGCTGATAGTAAGCAATACACG GCAGAAGAGTTGAGTGAGATACACAGTATGAGAAACACGCCTGACTTCTTTCATAAGCTTGTTGACAGCATTGCACCAACAGTGTTTGGTCACCAAGATATCAAGCGAGCAATCCTGCTTATGGTTTTGGGTGGTATCCATAAGTTTACACATGAAGGCATCAACTTAAGAGGAGACATTAATGTTTGTATTGTGGGTGATCCCAGCTGTGCGAAGTCTCAGTTTCTCAA GTACGCTTCAGGTCTAGTTGCAAGGTCTGTCTACACTTCAGGAAAGTCCTCATCTGCTGCTGGGCTTACCGCGACAGTGGCCAAGGAACCAGAGACTGGTGAATTCTGCATTGAG GCTGGGGCACTAATGCTTGCTGACAATGGAATCTGTTGTATTGACGAATTTGACAAAATGGATGTCAGAGATCAG GTTGCCATACATGAAGCTATGGAGCAACAGACAATAAGCATAACTAAAGCTGGAATTCAAGCAACGCTGAATGCTAGAACTTCAATTTTAGCTGCTGCCAATCCCACCGGGGGGCGATATGATAAGACTAAACCCTTGAAG TACAATGTGGCTCTTCCTCCTGCAATTCTTTCGAGGTTCGACCTCGTATATGTTATGATTGATGACCCTGATGACCAAACTGATTTCCGCATCGCTCATCATATCGTGAGAGTTCATCAAAAGCATGAAGATGCACTTGCTCCCCCATTTACCACTGGTCAACTGAAACGCTACATGTCATACGCAAAGACTCTGAAACCAAAG CTAACCTCTGAAGCTAGACAATGCTTGGTGGAATCCTATGTCTCTCTTCGCAGAGGTGACGCGGCTCCTGGTAGTAGAGTTGCTTATCGGATGACCGTGAGGCAACTGGAGGCACTAATAAGGCTATCAGAGGCAATTGCACGAAGTCATCTAGATACTGAG GTGCATCCCCGCCACGTACGCCTTGCTGTGAGACTGCTAAAGACGTCAATAATCAA CGTGGAATCAAGTGAAATTGATTTATCAGAGTTTCAGGAAGAGAATCATGAGATTCATGACAATGATGGTAACGATGATGGAGGTCATGTTTCTAGTCGAGGCCAAAGTCATTCATCCAGTGAAACAGCTCAACCTGAATCTGAAAATAGGG AAAATGGAGCAGGGACTGCTagcaagcaaggaaagaaactAGTAATAAGTGATGAATGTTTTCAGAGAGTAACCCGTGCACTCATAATGAGACTCAGGCAACACGAAGAGACAATAACACAACAAG GGACAGGATTGGCTGGAATGAAGCAGATAGATTTGATTAAGTGGTATGTTGATCAGCAGAATGAGAAAAATAATTATAGCTCCATGGAAGAGGCAGCTGCCGAACTAACAAAAGTGAAAGCCATTATCGAG AGTTTGATACGAAGAGAAGGCTATTTGGTAGTTGTA
- the LOC142540527 gene encoding putative serine/threonine-protein kinase PBL8 isoform X1, with protein sequence MGNCGTREESAIVATAHNQTQVQQQLQVLPVPTRNLSGLGRKHSRSTSDLSDPSTPRNLEDFRKNSLLYTHVIAFTLFELETITKSFRSDYILGEGGFGTVYKGYIDENVRVGLKSLPVAVKVLNKEGLQGHREWLTEVNFLGQLRHPNLVKLIGYCCEDDHRLLVYEFMFRGSLENHLFRSRHPETTAPLSWSTRMMIALGAAKGLAFLHNAERPVIYRDFKTSNILLDSDYMAKLSDFGLAKAGPQGDETHVSTRVMGTYGYAAPEYVMTGHLTARSDVYSFGVVLLELLTGRKSVDKTRPSKEVSLVDWARPKLNDKRKLIQIIDPRLENQYSVRASQKACSLAYYCLSQNPKARPLMSDVVETLEPLQCTSGSEVSPSSSSTPTFICSGSPFISGRIPGYKTQS encoded by the exons ATGGGTAATTGCGGCACTAGGGAGGAATCAGCCATCGTCGCCACTGCTCACAACCAAACTCAAG TTCAGCAGCAGCTCCAGGTGTTGCCAGTTCCCACCAGGAATCTATCAGGTCTGGGGAGGAAGCACAGTCGCTCTACATCAGATCTAAGTGATCCCTCCACACCCCGTAACTTGGAGGACTTTCGGAAAAACTCCTTGCTGTACACCCATGTGATTGCCTTCACCCTCTTCGAGCTTGAGACCATCACAAAAAGCTTTCGTTCTGACTACATACTTGGTGAGGGTGGCTTTGGAACGGTGTACAAAGGTTACATTGATGAGAATGTTCGGGTTGGACTCAAATCTCTCCCTGTTGCGGTTAAGGTTCTTAACAAGGAAGGCCTTCAAGGACACCGTGAATGGCTT ACTGAGGTCAACTTCCTCGGGCAGCTCAGGCACCCAAATCTGGTGAAGTTGATTGGATATTGCTGTGAGGACGATCACAGGTTACTAGTTTATGAGTTCATGTTCCGAGGAAGCCTTGAGAATCACCTCTTTCGGAGTAG GCATCCAGAAACAACTGCTCCACTATCTTGGTCTACAAGGATGATGATCGCTCTTGGGGCTGCTAAAGGGCTTGCTTTCCTTCATAATGCCGAAAGGCCAGTCATATATCGAGACTTCAAGACCTCAAACATTCTGCTGGACTCG GATTATATGGCAAAACTTTCTGATTTTGGACTTGCTAAAGCGGGCCCACAAGGTGACGAGACCCATGTATCCACTCGAGTTATGGGTACCTATGGTTATGCAGCCCCAGAATATGTCATGACTG GGCATCTTACCGCTAGGAGTGATGTTTACAGTTTCGGTGTAGTTCTTCTGGAACTATTAACCGGAAGGAAATCTGTTGACAAGACTAGGCCAAGCAAGGAAGTGAGCCTGGTAGATTGGGCCAGACCAAAACTAAACGACAAGAGGAAATTGATTCAGATAATCGATCCTAGATTAGAAAACCAGTACTCTGTAAGAGCATCACAAAAAGCTTGCAGTTTGGCATACTATTGTTTGAGCCAAAACCCAAAAGCTAGACCTTTGATGAGCGATGTAGTTGAGACATTGGAGCCTTTGCAATGCACCAGTGGTAGTGAGGTCTCACCATCTTCGTCCTCAACCCCTACATTTATATGCAGCGGCAGCCCGTTCATTTCGGGTAGGATTCCAGGGTACAAGACGCAAAGCTGA
- the LOC142540527 gene encoding putative serine/threonine-protein kinase PBL8 isoform X3: protein MGNCGTREESAIVATAHNQTQVPTRNLSGLGRKHSRSTSDLSDPSTPRNLEDFRKNSLLYTHVIAFTLFELETITKSFRSDYILGEGGFGTVYKGYIDENVRVGLKSLPVAVKVLNKEGLQGHREWLTEVNFLGQLRHPNLVKLIGYCCEDDHRLLVYEFMFRGSLENHLFRSRHPETTAPLSWSTRMMIALGAAKGLAFLHNAERPVIYRDFKTSNILLDSDYMAKLSDFGLAKAGPQGDETHVSTRVMGTYGYAAPEYVMTGHLTARSDVYSFGVVLLELLTGRKSVDKTRPSKEVSLVDWARPKLNDKRKLIQIIDPRLENQYSVRASQKACSLAYYCLSQNPKARPLMSDVVETLEPLQCTSGSEVSPSSSSTPTFICSGSPFISGRIPGYKTQS, encoded by the exons ATGGGTAATTGCGGCACTAGGGAGGAATCAGCCATCGTCGCCACTGCTCACAACCAAACTCAAG TTCCCACCAGGAATCTATCAGGTCTGGGGAGGAAGCACAGTCGCTCTACATCAGATCTAAGTGATCCCTCCACACCCCGTAACTTGGAGGACTTTCGGAAAAACTCCTTGCTGTACACCCATGTGATTGCCTTCACCCTCTTCGAGCTTGAGACCATCACAAAAAGCTTTCGTTCTGACTACATACTTGGTGAGGGTGGCTTTGGAACGGTGTACAAAGGTTACATTGATGAGAATGTTCGGGTTGGACTCAAATCTCTCCCTGTTGCGGTTAAGGTTCTTAACAAGGAAGGCCTTCAAGGACACCGTGAATGGCTT ACTGAGGTCAACTTCCTCGGGCAGCTCAGGCACCCAAATCTGGTGAAGTTGATTGGATATTGCTGTGAGGACGATCACAGGTTACTAGTTTATGAGTTCATGTTCCGAGGAAGCCTTGAGAATCACCTCTTTCGGAGTAG GCATCCAGAAACAACTGCTCCACTATCTTGGTCTACAAGGATGATGATCGCTCTTGGGGCTGCTAAAGGGCTTGCTTTCCTTCATAATGCCGAAAGGCCAGTCATATATCGAGACTTCAAGACCTCAAACATTCTGCTGGACTCG GATTATATGGCAAAACTTTCTGATTTTGGACTTGCTAAAGCGGGCCCACAAGGTGACGAGACCCATGTATCCACTCGAGTTATGGGTACCTATGGTTATGCAGCCCCAGAATATGTCATGACTG GGCATCTTACCGCTAGGAGTGATGTTTACAGTTTCGGTGTAGTTCTTCTGGAACTATTAACCGGAAGGAAATCTGTTGACAAGACTAGGCCAAGCAAGGAAGTGAGCCTGGTAGATTGGGCCAGACCAAAACTAAACGACAAGAGGAAATTGATTCAGATAATCGATCCTAGATTAGAAAACCAGTACTCTGTAAGAGCATCACAAAAAGCTTGCAGTTTGGCATACTATTGTTTGAGCCAAAACCCAAAAGCTAGACCTTTGATGAGCGATGTAGTTGAGACATTGGAGCCTTTGCAATGCACCAGTGGTAGTGAGGTCTCACCATCTTCGTCCTCAACCCCTACATTTATATGCAGCGGCAGCCCGTTCATTTCGGGTAGGATTCCAGGGTACAAGACGCAAAGCTGA
- the LOC142540527 gene encoding putative serine/threonine-protein kinase PBL8 isoform X2 encodes MGNCGTREESAIVATAHNQTQVQQQLQVLPVPTRNLSGLGRKHSRSTSDLSDPSTPRNLEDFRKNSLLYTHVIAFTLFELETITKSFRSDYILGEGGFGTVYKGYIDENVRVGLKSLPVAVKVLNKEGLQGHREWLTEVNFLGQLRHPNLVKLIGYCCEDDHRLLVYEFMFRGSLENHLFRKTTAPLSWSTRMMIALGAAKGLAFLHNAERPVIYRDFKTSNILLDSDYMAKLSDFGLAKAGPQGDETHVSTRVMGTYGYAAPEYVMTGHLTARSDVYSFGVVLLELLTGRKSVDKTRPSKEVSLVDWARPKLNDKRKLIQIIDPRLENQYSVRASQKACSLAYYCLSQNPKARPLMSDVVETLEPLQCTSGSEVSPSSSSTPTFICSGSPFISGRIPGYKTQS; translated from the exons ATGGGTAATTGCGGCACTAGGGAGGAATCAGCCATCGTCGCCACTGCTCACAACCAAACTCAAG TTCAGCAGCAGCTCCAGGTGTTGCCAGTTCCCACCAGGAATCTATCAGGTCTGGGGAGGAAGCACAGTCGCTCTACATCAGATCTAAGTGATCCCTCCACACCCCGTAACTTGGAGGACTTTCGGAAAAACTCCTTGCTGTACACCCATGTGATTGCCTTCACCCTCTTCGAGCTTGAGACCATCACAAAAAGCTTTCGTTCTGACTACATACTTGGTGAGGGTGGCTTTGGAACGGTGTACAAAGGTTACATTGATGAGAATGTTCGGGTTGGACTCAAATCTCTCCCTGTTGCGGTTAAGGTTCTTAACAAGGAAGGCCTTCAAGGACACCGTGAATGGCTT ACTGAGGTCAACTTCCTCGGGCAGCTCAGGCACCCAAATCTGGTGAAGTTGATTGGATATTGCTGTGAGGACGATCACAGGTTACTAGTTTATGAGTTCATGTTCCGAGGAAGCCTTGAGAATCACCTCTTTCGGA AAACAACTGCTCCACTATCTTGGTCTACAAGGATGATGATCGCTCTTGGGGCTGCTAAAGGGCTTGCTTTCCTTCATAATGCCGAAAGGCCAGTCATATATCGAGACTTCAAGACCTCAAACATTCTGCTGGACTCG GATTATATGGCAAAACTTTCTGATTTTGGACTTGCTAAAGCGGGCCCACAAGGTGACGAGACCCATGTATCCACTCGAGTTATGGGTACCTATGGTTATGCAGCCCCAGAATATGTCATGACTG GGCATCTTACCGCTAGGAGTGATGTTTACAGTTTCGGTGTAGTTCTTCTGGAACTATTAACCGGAAGGAAATCTGTTGACAAGACTAGGCCAAGCAAGGAAGTGAGCCTGGTAGATTGGGCCAGACCAAAACTAAACGACAAGAGGAAATTGATTCAGATAATCGATCCTAGATTAGAAAACCAGTACTCTGTAAGAGCATCACAAAAAGCTTGCAGTTTGGCATACTATTGTTTGAGCCAAAACCCAAAAGCTAGACCTTTGATGAGCGATGTAGTTGAGACATTGGAGCCTTTGCAATGCACCAGTGGTAGTGAGGTCTCACCATCTTCGTCCTCAACCCCTACATTTATATGCAGCGGCAGCCCGTTCATTTCGGGTAGGATTCCAGGGTACAAGACGCAAAGCTGA